One Microcaecilia unicolor chromosome 4, aMicUni1.1, whole genome shotgun sequence genomic region harbors:
- the LOC115469719 gene encoding tigger transposable element-derived protein 4-like — MEQRKSKTLTLCERIEVLKKLKTGQSQASIAREYGVNPSQISRILKREHQLLGDWRSNRNPQRKRKRAGKAEEVEEALLRWFSQVRSRQFPVSGPLLMEKAGQLAGCLGLNDFKATVGWLERWKRRNNITFKKQHGERQDADDSGAENWVVSVLPSILNEYAPRDIFNADETGLYWRAIPDGTLAFKQATPTGSKASKERLTILLCCNMDGGEKLEPLVIGKSKQPRCFKNVKRLPVSYRANANSWMTGDLWKQWLKDLNTRMRAQKRPILLLCDNSAAHNAPARLSHVKLVFLPPNTTSLIQPLDQGIIANFKAHYRALLLRRLMGLMDGQTGDNKRAIELARSLSLLDSLHLQKEAWNRVTQATIIKCYRRARFFKDAGRDQTDAAMASVAADIPAGVSNEQFQRYVAVDCSIQTAGDSTDVELCACKQATATDEASDQMSSEALIQQPPATFATALEGLSTIRAYLENTGCQSYERFYRLADLIYETQRHRSVQRTITDYFKKAKYQRLY, encoded by the coding sequence ATGGAGCAACGCAAAAGTAAGACTTTAACCTTATGTGAAAGAATAGAAGTGCTGAAGAAATTAAAAACCGGGCAGAGCCAGGCATCTATTGCCCGAGAATATGGCGTGAACCCCAGTCAAATTTCGCGAATCTTAAAGCGGGAACACCAGCTTCTGGGAGACTGGCGAAGCAACAGAAACCCACAACGGAAACGTAAGCGGGCGGGAAAGGCTGAGGAGGTTGAGGAGGCTCTCCTTCGGTGGTTTTCAcaggtcaggagcagacagtttcctgtaagCGGTCCGCTGCTCATGGAGAAAGCTGGCCAGTTAGCTGGCTGTCTTGGGCTAAATGACTTCAAAGCCACTGTCGGGTGGCTGGAAAGGTGGAAAAGAAGGAACAATATCACATTTAAGAAGCAGCACGGTGAGAGGCAGGATGCTGATGACTCGGGGGCTGAAAATTGGGTGGTGTCGGTCCTTCCTTCCATCCTGAACGAGTATGCACCTCGGGACATTTTCAACGCCGATGAAACCGGCCTCTACTGGCGGGCCATTCCTGATGGCACACTGGCATTCAAGCAGGCCACACCTACGGGAAGCAAAGCGTCCAAGGAACGACTGACCATCCTCctatgctgcaatatggatgggggtGAGAAGCTGGAACCCCTGGTCATCGGGAAGAGCaagcagccccgttgcttcaagaacgtGAAGCGGCTCCCTGTGTCATACCGGGCGAATGCCAATTCGTGGATGACTGGGGacctttggaagcagtggctaaaggatTTAAACACCAGAATGAGGGCACAGAAGCGTCCCATTTTGCTGCTCTGCGACAATTCTGCTGCTCACAATGCTCCTGCCAGGCTGTCTCATGTTAAGCTGGTCTTCCTGCCTCCAAACACTACCTCGCTGATCCAACCATTGGATCAGGGCATCATAGCCAATTTTAAAGCCCATTATCGTGCTCTTCTTCTAAGGCGTCTGATGGGCCTTATGGACGGACAGACTGGTGATAACAAACGTGCCATTGAACTGGCTCGTTCTCTGTCCCTGTTGGATTCCCTGCacctgcagaaagaagcctggaatcgggTCACACAGGCAACCATCATCAAATGCTACAGGCGGGCACGCTTTTTCAAGGATGCGGGCAGGGACCAAACGGATGCAGCCATGGCCAGCGTGGCtgctgacatcccagccggtgttagcaATGAGCAGTTCCAACGATACGTAGCTGTCGATTGCAGTATACAGACAGCCGGTGACAGCACGGATGTCGAGCTCTGCGCCTGCAAGCAGGCAACGGCCACCGATGAAGCAAGCGATcagatgagcagcgaggcactgATCCAACAACCTCCTGCCACTTTCGCTACAGCACTGGAGGGTCTCAGCACCATTAGGGCCTACCTGGAGAACACTGGGTGTCAGAGCTATGAAcgattttaccgtctggcagacttaATCTACGAAACCCAAAGACACCGTAGTGTGCAGAGGACTATCACTGACTATTTTAAGAAAGCCAAATACCAGAGACTGTATTGA